Genomic window (Rosa chinensis cultivar Old Blush chromosome 6, RchiOBHm-V2, whole genome shotgun sequence):
TTCTCCATTAGCAGAGCCTCATTTGCTGTTTTGGTCCCAATAGGTCGATCAAAACCGGTGAGATGCAGATCACGACGTTTGTTGGATCGTCGGAATCTgcaagatagagagagagagagatgacgaCGTTTAGATCGACCGGAAGTTCGGCCTCTCCGTCGATGATCTCAGAGACTTCGTCGAGGTATCTCCGAGGCTAGGCGGCGCCGTTTTGAGGCTCTGATCGGGAGTCCAAGGCTAGGCGGTGCTGTTTTGAGGCTTTGATTGAGAGTCTGAAGCTAGGCAGCGCTGTTTTGAGGCTCTGATCTAGAGTTCGACTCCGGTAGCTCCGACCGAAGCTTCAGGCTTGGACGCCATCACTAGAGTTTGACGCCGAGTtggagatcagagagagagagagaaaccggaTGTGGAAATCgaagggatgagagagagagagagagagagagagagagagagagagagagagagagagagagagagagagtctgagtgGCTAaaatgtaatttgttaattatgtCAAGGACAAAACTGTTATTTTGCTTGAAAAATAGTAAGTGGgaacaaaaatttgttgctggagtaagtgcgataatttttccttattttggtgctttgggtcaaggaccatTTTCTATAACATGCCTACATGCTAGTTTAAGagttgaatgcatatgcttaGACTTTACCATTTTGAGTATGTGTGTTTGTTATGTCATGATATAATATTTAGAGATTGGTAACCTTTGAATGttaaagcatgaaagcacactggGTGTGCATATAGGGGTTTTgaattacaatcacttagagataagcttggttggtttgcatgatttcttcatctccaaactttatgcacttagggtaatgcactagatacctaaccaaattaaaatgcatgacttaagtagttaagtactacacccgagaagggttgcttgatatcacaaaaggagCATGTCCCTTGTCATACCCAAGAAggatgcaaggagagaaattggttaattaatttagtATCATTCATATTGAAATGCATCAATACTAGCAAGGGAgtttagtggtagacaatctaaatcctaactttcattcatttgatcactagtttagtttagagtaatttattttacatttgagcatctagttgttttcaattcaaaactatcttcaaaaaccaaaatcaaatcactactccatcttgcacatactcaccatgagcctagatgtccttgtgaatttaggtttgtgattgtatatttgcatattctagctctccttaggttcacaCTCTAGCTAGTGAAAtgaatccaatcctcgtgggttcgacaacctttcttaaatccctatactattacttgtaccccttacaCTTGAGGGTGACTATTTGGCCAACAGTTTTCAAAACCAATTTCTTCAACATGACTCACTTTTGCATGATCCTTGATGTGATGGTTTTTCACAAGCCCCTATGGTGTCCCTGCTGATCCTTATATGCAAATTGGCGTGAGTTATTTTTAGACTGTCTTTGTTTTTTGTAAGAAGTGCCTTTACAGAATCAAAGTTAAAGCTTGTATCCTCATTGtgcctctttttctttctgcgCGACGTCCAAGcactgaaaagaaaaagagattttgtccatttacactaATTTAAACTACTTAAACCCCAATTACCCCAACAACTTATAAGATTACCCTCTTACCCAACAATTTACATATTTTTCCCCTAATACCCTATTAATTTTTTGGGGACTATTTTGCCCTCTCTCCTTTTGTCattatagagagagaaagagagagtggaAGAAAGAAAAGTCATCAGAGACTTCACCGGAAATCTTGCCGGAGGTCTCCTCGAAGATCTCATAGGTCGTGGGAGACTATTATAGCcctcaataaacttttatttcccataataaaacccaataaacttttattgctccctaataaaattcaataaacttttattgctccttaataaaataaatgtttattgggttttattgaggggtaataaaagtttattgggagAAATATGACTAATTTCTCTAAAATTAGAGAAATAAacttttgattgaaattgagaAGTGGAGATTACGTCAATTCAAATCCttttattaggggcaataaaacaAGATCTACAACAACCTTTTCAAACAAATACCCAAATAGAGCAATTCTCAGGTGCCATGAACAAACTAGAAACAAATTGAGCTTCAAAAATTTCAACTCTAGGCACGTGCTGAAGAACTGCTTAAAAGTCTACAGTCTAGCAACTCTGATctaccatttttttttgttggatcATTGGGTCAATGGATTCATACGATTAATTTGTGATAATGGTCATCATATTTAAAaatggattaaattcagtttacccccctcaGGTTTGagggtaatttcatgttagtccctgtcctctcaatttaatcagtttacccctcGAACTTTTCAATTCTCCTCAACCGTgtccattccgtccaatttggacgttaagtttgaaaaaaaaaaccactttaagagctaaaattgtcatttcaaggaaaaaaaacaccatgacaattttttttttgtcatggtgTTTTTCTTCCATGAAATGACaatctaaaaaaatatatattattattcttcttcttcaatgagagagaattaaaaaaaaaaaaaccatgaccaaaaattttttttttttttttatcatggttttttttttggtcatggtgttttttttttcttgaaatgacaattttagcccttaaagtgggctttttttgtcaaacttaacgtccaaattggacggaatagacacggttgaggaaaattgaaaagctcgaggggtaaactgattaaattgagaggacatggactaacatgaaattacccccaaacctcagggggtaaactgaatttaatcatttAAAAATTTACAAGTCGGCACATCTTAACATCAATAATAATACAAAAATGTGTCTGTTAAAGCGCGTCAATATATACAATAGCACATGATTCCAAAGGTTGTcactttcaacaaaaaaaatattcccTCGTCATCATATTCGTAGTCCTCTGCATAATTCCAATGGTTGCTACAGTAGTCACCAATTCATCACCACACCAAAGCCAGTCAGTAATTCAAGGCAAAAACAATTTTCAATTGCAGCGCTTTGGTCTATTTCTGCTTACTTGCTGAGTCGATGTAGGAATGCATAATCTAATAAGAGTTTGATTTTTGGTTAGTTCGTTTGAAACAGTCTGATGCTTCCAGTAAAAGTGTGACTGAAATGTCAGTATTTGACCAAGCCAAATATATAGATGAGTTGTGGAACCATAAGCCATTGGAATGGATTAAAATAGTGCAATTTCATTCTTTGCCAATGAAGAAGACTGGCATAAGGGAGTTACAATCTAGTTAAGAACATCCCAAATTGGCATGGAGTAGCCCCAACCCAACCTTCCATATTCAGtttgaaataataataataataataataataataataataataataataataataataattaaaaagggaaaaaaaaaactcaaaaggaAGAGGATGATATCTCTCAAGAAACTGTTGAGGTGTCATTCAGCCTAGGTCACTGTTTGGACCTGAACTTCGCCACTCTCGTGTACGACCATGTTGAGAAGAAGTGGGGCTGAGTTGGCACCCATTCAGGATAAATAGTTCGGGAAGTTATACAACCGAGGGAAAAGTGTCGGTTGGTCACCCAGCTTGATTTGAGGTTTTAGGAACAGATGACCAAGGGAAATGTGAAGTCATACAACCGAGGGAAAAGTGTCGGTCGGTCACCCAGCTTGATTCAAGGTTTTAGGAACGAACGACCCAAAAATCAGTGAGTTGGACCATGTAGCCATATGTTTGGTTTAGTCTGAGTTCAAAAGGGTGGTTATGCATGTGGGCCGAAATGAGAATTAAAAGTGTTCGGCCAAGTTTAGGCAACAATATCGACTGAGGAATCCTCGCAAGGAAGGAGTTCGAATCAATTATAGATTTCGATTGTGAAGATTTCAGATATCAGCCAAGTCAGGATTTTATGAGACGAATCAATCctagaaggaaggagaatcctacttcaattccacgtcttggaggacaagttagctagggtttttgacttgtatatatagcacattGTAAATCATTGTAAATggtcctgcaccacacaaacaaatcaatatacaacttttactcacaAACTTTTCTCTTGCTATTTCATAGGTACTTTACCTTCGatccaactttcataacttgttttcatttttatttcctcacttttatttcagtcgttacattcaagcactttactttcttgttctttattttatatctactttacttttcgcacttaggagtagttcgtaacgtagaattatcatccattgatctctttcggccagtccggattggattgatgcgattcaccattcacacacatatcatctcacaacgttTTGACAACCGAATCCACTTCACCTTCATTTTCACCGTGATTTGCGAGTACATTCATCCAATAgatctctcgcttgtcacccgaaactttgagtttacccaagaagtgagtgtgatagaggatcccggtcaggattgacgcctaaccaaagtccttgcaacagaggcatcagaacctaacggccgagagggttccttcctcggcctacaatcatttgaaagaagtcagatcacgCACCATTCAAATCAGAAATCTCAGTCGGCCATTCAgtcgcgagttggcacgcccgcgcaatttcagaaggacgattcaaccacAGATCCCTCGGCCCTCActtcggccgagacgattttgaggcaaacagtCACATAAAGGCATCTATACTTTGTACTTTGGTGTGCTTCACCACCGCTATTGACAACAGTATAACACAGGACCTATCCTAgactggaaattattctatgcaccaatggtgcaaatgacccaacacttataagatgatctaaacccttgatatttataattaatatttttattaataacctaagagtgtatttaatataatctaacaatcaatttatgtcggtgcaagtgcacgtcggtgcactgaatcctctCTCATCCTAGACAAGCCCCCACATGACCATCCAAGAGAGCTACTCGATGTCTTACCATTTCTACACTTGGTTGTGGATAAGTATGATGGGTTTGCAATTTAAGGTATACTAGACCCAACTTCTCTATAGGATTTACATCAAACAATTTCATGGCTAGTAAGAAATTAGCTccatttatgatttattttaaataattgcaaATAACTCGGGGAGTTAACTATGGAAAATGAGCTTTGGTGCAAAAACTTGCACTTTAGCCTTAATGCAGTTATGGTAGTATGTCGTGTAAATAGGTATCATTGTTGATGTGCTTTTCCTTTCCAATTTAAAATAAGTTAGTGAAAGAATACtatttctttttggattttacttttcacccactacctatgtatgAAGTCATGtattcgagtcaccatgggggcaggagtgaaaccatttgatcctctttttttaaaaaaataaaaaataaaattatagtaCTTTAAAAGACCATTATGTTATGATATGGAACTATTCTGTGATAAAACAGGATGTTGGAATTGCCCCGTTGGATTTTAATACATTTGGTCAATACACCTGAAGCTATGGACACCATTAAAATTGAGAACGCAAGACCTCAGTTGATTGCTTGCTTATGACAACTTATATATGTAAATAGCTAGAATTGCAATGGGATTAACACTGTGCAAGGGATTCTGGTTCATGAAACTGGAATAATTGGACTGCTGGAATAATTATTAACTTTATGGAAACACATACGAAgccactactacacaaaaggcttcacacgacggtttaaaactgtcgtctcacgttttgcatttctgtggtctatcgaggcgtcgtctgatgaaacgCTGTCAGATGACGGTTTTCAACCGTCGTATACTGATCATTGGGTCGACGGTTTGCAGCTAACTCAGTCGTCTGATGGACCGGCAGATCTGCCGACATGCTGTCGACAGAAATATGCCatggtgtgacttctactcataccacggtttttaggattccagcgtggtgtgacttctactcataccacggtttttagGATTCCAGCCTCGTCTCTTTGTTGTTCAGaagtcagtttttatttttaaaacgtTGTGTAAATTGTATACACACGACAGTTCTTCCAGCATAAAATGTGGTGTGATGACTTAAAAATTTAGTGCATGTGTGCTTTCACACGACACATATAACTTGAACTGTTGTACCATGACATTTGAGACCATGGTTTTTCCTAATAGTTGTTGTCTTTGTGTGTATCCAACAATGATATCAATACAAACCGTCGTCTGaattgtagaaattttgtttgattctaCCCTAAAAACCTCATCAGATGACATATTTTCCTACTATTGTTGTAATAGCAAAATTCAGATTCTGGAagcaaaaatgaccaaaagaatAGTAATTTAATGATAATAGAAAGCTGTTATAATCCCATAGCAATCTAAATGGATCCGATAATGCTAATTGTATCCACAAAATAAGGGATCACATCTTTGAAACTCTTATAGCAAAATACATCCagaaatgtacctaaaaatgtCACATAATCACATCTATAGGAGAACTGCAATTAAGGCCAACCCCAAAAAGACCAACTTCTAGCCTCAGTACAACTTATAGCTAAACAAAAGCTTTAGTCACTGCTCCATCTTCCACATGATTGTCCAGTTTATAAGCAGCCTTCAAACCTAGATCATTGTTTTTAGAACAAAACCACCACGACAAACTTGGCCAAAAATGTGCTTTTTAAAGATAGGTTTTCCACTTCTCCCTGCAGAACAAAACCACCACGTCAAACTTCATGCCTCAAAAGGATACTGAATTGTCACATTTTCCTTTTACCACCAAGGTTCTCATAGCAATGTAGATTGCTGGAATTGTGCATCTATAGATTAAGAAACAGTTTGTGGTATGCACTGATCTACATAAAATTTTAACTTGTGATAATCCAAAAGACAGCAAAATAAACTAGTGCCAGCCTTCACAGGACAACAATTACTgcacatatacacacacataaagTCAGCATAGAGGATCATTACCTTATTCCTATAATGGAGATAGAAATTGGTATACTTATGAGCCACGGGAGATTTCTCATGTTAATGCTCAATAAACTAAAGCACACAAAACACCTTTAGAAGGAAATGGAGCAATTGTAACAACCTTGAGTCATGCCAGAATGAACGTTTATCCAATTGAGGAATGACCAAGGTCGCATTCATAATGCGTGCCACAGCCACCATGTCTGCAATCGAAAAATTTGAGAGCTGAGATATATGAATGTAACTAGACCAAAACGGCTACTAAACTCAAAATGCAGAAGATAGGTGAAAACAGATGCAGAAGTATGGAACTTACAGCAAACTATATATATTGCACAAGTATAGAAGAAAtcctaatttattttatttagttagATTTGtgatacatattcatatgataCACATTTTACAACAAAAACTAGTAGCCAAAGACAAGgataagagaagaaagaaaaatgcaaaaGAGTCAGAAAACATATCTGTAAAAATAGATAGAAGAAAAAGTGTgcaaacaaaaggagttccaaACCTCAACAACATGACCATGGTTATTAGTTATTACACAAAAATACAATGACCTACACCAAAATGTACCTGAGATGGCCTTTTAGGTCTGAATCTGTGATGCATTTACAATATCCAACATTCAGAGACTGTAATCTCGTCAAACCTGCACAATCATAACTCAAATGATTTAAGAACAAAATCAAGGTATATGGAAAAATTCTGCAGCAGACTCTACACCTTACGTCTGGAAACAAGATAAAACCATAACTGGCACTTGGAGAAGAAGCTCACCCTTAAATGACTACAATCAACTACTCCTGCTTATACCTGCACGGCAAACAATTTTGTTAAATACAAACTTTGAATCAGCCAATTCCAAGACAAACTTGATGCACAGGTCTTTACATTTGCAGAAGGCCAAAACACGATCCACGGCTTAATACCAAAAGATGACAAGTATAGGATTTTGAGGTGCAATCTGTCAAGATACAAATAAGTATATATGACAAATTGGTACACTTGTTGGTGGAGTGCAATAATATCATAAGCAAGCTGCAAATTCATTCTAAGGTTGCGGCATCTTTGGACCAATTCTAATGCAAAAAGCTTAGACGAGGTGCCGTCATAAAAAGCTAAAGAAGAAAAGCCTTAGCGGTGGCATTCTAAATTTATCTTTCATGTTTAAGCAAATGTCCTCAGTGTGGGAACAAATTCCACAACTTGACACAACACAAAgttacaaaaaaagaaaaagaaaaaaggagagtGCAGTGGTCATGTTCCAGATTGAAGGAAGAGGttttattgaacaaatgaacaaGATAAAAACCACAAACTAGTGGCTTCGAGTGCAGGAATACAAAACGAAAATCATACACCACAAACTCCCTATATTCATTGCAAAACTAACCCAAAAGAGATTTGTGAATTGATCATTTCAAATGTTCTTTATTTTTACCATATAAGCATTCAAGCACACATAAATTTGAAACAACCTGATGGGCAGCTGGAAATTTTAAGATATAAGCACAGAAGCACAGAAGCAATTGCAGTACATCACAGATGCAAAAAGTACTAGCTAGCACATCTTGGGTGCCCAAGTAAAAATATTCAAGACACAATGCAACAATCCTTGAGCAATATTATAAACAAATAACAGCAATATATAGCCtaaccaaattcaaaacaatcaaaaGAATCATATAAATTTCCAAACAATTCGTAAGGCGCTAAATGACAACTTGTATATAGCAAATATGTAGTTTTCTTCCAGAATTACAAGAGATCACTTATAACTGTAAACGAAACACACATTACAACTGTGAAGCATCAAATTCACCTGAAAATATAGTATTAGTAGCAATAGCACTTGACAAGTTCAAGAGAAACCACTCCAAGAAAAAGTTAAAAGTTGCTTAAAATAACTCTCAAACATTCAGCCATTCAAGCACGTATCAATGAAGTCACTAAGTAACTTATGAAATACAAGCAAGTCAAGGTGAAATGGATATATAATTTCAGAGATCAAGAACGGACATAAACAATTATAAAGTAGAAATCTCACCCCCGGTCCGAGGTATGaacctaagctctgataccatttgtaaCACCCTGACCCCGAAGCCTTGTCTCTCTCTTGCTCCATCTATCCTCTATAGATAGCTGGTACGGAGTTGGGTAGCCATTTAGAACAACATGGATTGGTTTTCTTCTCCCTTTGAATGGCCCCCCTGAATCCCCCAAGTTTCTTTTCTGGTTAAGAGACTTAGAGAGAGATGTAGAGAGTTCTAGAGAGTCGGTGTGTTCCAGATGGACCTACCCCCTTCCTTCTGCTTGGTCATACGGCTTCGCATGTAAGGATCGCAGTACTTTTTTATGCAGAGAAAGTGGAAGCCATTTGTTAATTCCTCCTCTTGATCTAGTAACTCGCtttaaatcaatcaaaaaccaatcaaaataAGGATGCAACCCAACCAAGAAAACCATAAACCCAATTCAAATTACACAGAATCTGAAAGATATATCATAATTGACCTGCTATTGAGTCCAAACAGACTCTCTGAATGGAGGTCCCGAATCTCTGCTCTCTCCACCACCTCAAACAATCCCTCTCCGAATCCATCTCCGATGCTCCCTCTTCTCTCCGCCTCTCCCTCAACCGCCACGATGACCTCCACGCCTCTTCTCCCGACGACTCCCTCGCCTCCCTCGGTATCACCTTCGGTGACCTTATCTTATACACCCTCGACCCCTCCTCCCAAACCCTACAATCCCCAATTCATCAGGGTCCAGTTTCCccaaatcccaaaaccctaattagCCAAGGGGCTTCCACGAGTGAGGCAATGGCCGAAGATCTGAGGTCAGGTTCGGAAACCTATCTCAGCTTCTCTTTGCTTCTCCAGCCTTCGGATCCTCACGCCGTCTTGTGCCCGCATACCTGTCTCCCATACCCGACATCTCTCTTCTGATAAGATCTGGAGTGAGTGAGATGTAGAAATTGAGAGAGGAATGGAGAGAGGTAGATCTCAGGTGTAATAGAGATGAGGAGATTTGGATATTGAAACTAACAGAGAGAAATCTTAAGTGCACTAGAGATGAGGAGATTTGGAGACTGGCAAGAGGGGAGGTCGGGAAAAGAACATATTGAAAGAGTTTGTTTTAGGAGAGTTGTCGAGAGAGCGAGAGATGCTGTGTCGAAGAGAGTGAATGCTATGGTGTCGGAGCTGTTGTGGAGTAAATGCTATTGTGTAGTGGGTCTACgaccttttgttttgtttttttcaagTGTACTAATTTGGTCTGAATGGTGGCTCATTGGCACACATATAAGGATAAGCTATTATTTGATTCATGTGCAAGccatcagacaatggttttcacataactgttgtgtgaatgctacttttaaaattttcagtttgcCTCCTATTGTTGCCTGGGTGGAGGGAAATAGGTTGGGGGGAGAGGATGGGAGGAAATAATTGGGGGGAAATGTTGGTGGgcatgtttctctcttgcaaaccTATGGattcagaccacagttttaagCTAACCGTGGTATCACCTCTATATGCTGGGGAAATTTAAGTGGTGCcaaatggtgggaaacttgccgcccTATAACTATTTTAACCTCACACCACGCTTCCAtttataaacgtcttctgaagcaATACATAATTCCAATATGAAAAACAcccgttggttgaattcatattagaagacggaaattttacaaccgtcgtctcaataatgagaaatGATTCACACCACGGAAAACAGTGTAGCGTCGTAtgagaggtgtcgtctgattcattttctgtagtagtgagCATAGGAATTTAATGACATTTTAAATGTTCCACCAAGAATTTAATAcgtacagaaaaaaaaaattcagctaaaTTCCAAGTTGGACAGATAATAATTTGATTCCCAAGATCGGAAGACATAAAAAAATGTACAATGTACTTGAAAATTTGATCGGTCCTCCTTATCATTCTTATAAAGTAAGatgaatagtttttttttgtttatcgtAATTACTAATTctatataaatttatttttcataaTATATAGCAATGAAATAAAAGAGACATCCAAAATTTTGGACTAACTATATATTGGTGCTTCATCAAGCCACCACCGGCATAAACCATAATTTTACAATCAagttttcccttctttttcacagaaaaaacaaaatgcATTAACCATGTTTCTGGTCATGAATATAAGGGGTTCCACTGGGTTCTGCGCTGTCAAGGGGGAGTTGCTTAATTCTTTTTGGAAGAGCCTGGCTTGCACTACTAGAtgcttcatcctcatcatcgTATTGAAGGCATCGCTTGGTATTAATACCAATAATGCTCTGCTTCAATAATGTTTCCCAAAGCTCCTCTACATCTTCCTCATATACCATACGGACCCCACACTTCTTCACTTGCACAATTTCCTCATTCATTATTTGTCCAGACCCGCGGGGTTGAAATGAGAATACAAGCTGATAGTAAATATCCTGCCACTCATTTATAAAGAAGCATCCATCACGGGGCGCATACAACAACCAAATGTGATCTGACACAGGTTGACCCCACTTTCCCCCAAACGATACATATGATGAGCAGGGAGTGTCTTTACCATTGGCCCTCAGTGTGCAATAAACGGACCACCGAACCAAAGGTTTGAGGAGTCTAAAAACGACACAGGAGGCAAATCCCATAAACTTGTCACTAAACCAACCTGGATGCAGCTCTACAGTTATCGAAGACCCCACAGTTTGGTGATTGTACCACTCTGGAATTTCATTTCCGGGagcaacaaagtcaaatttCCACTTTGCACCGAATTGCATTGTACGGTCACAAGATGCTTCACTCTTAAGGTATCGTGTTAGCAATGGAAGTGCCACACTCTGACAGCTTTCATTCTCCACCATTTTGAAACAGTTAACAAAATATCCACTTTCCATCGAATTGCATTGTCCCATTTGATTGGCCAATGTTTCTAATGAAATGCAGTTGTCAGCGCTTACTATTATTTGAGATGGAAGCTCTGGTAATGTCCGGAGTTTGCCGCACCAATTTAACTTGAGTGCATCGAGTCTAGATGGAAGCATTGGTAATGTCCGAAGTTTGCCGCAACGAGTCAAATCAAGTCCTCCAAGTCTAGGGAGTTGGCCGATGCTCTCGGGTAGTCTAATGAATTGATTTCTACTGAGATCTAAATCTCTTAATGAAGACAAGCATCCAAAATCACTGGGCAATTCAGAAAGATTGCAGTCACTGAGATTCAGTTCGGTTAATGAATGCAAACCAGACAAACACGGCAACGACAATGCTGTCGGAATGTGACTTCTTTTTCGCAATAACTGAAAGGGGTTGAACATCATATTCCATGATTTAAGTGACGCTGCTTTACATCCAGCAAGAGAGAATACTTTGAGGTTTTTCAAAAGACCAATAGAGGAGGGCAGTTCTCTTATGCCACTTCCACTCACATCAAGCTTCTCCAAAGAGACAACATGACCCAACTCATCTGGCAATTTGTCAAGCTTTGAGCAACCAGAAAGATTTAGATCTTTGAGAGATCTTAAGCCACCTACATTGCTTGGAAGACGCACAAGATTCTCGCAATGTTTCAAGTTCAGTACAATAAGTCTTTCAAGCACTCCAATTCCTGGGTCAACCTCATACAATCTTATACAACCTTCAAGAAACAGAAACTCGAGATATGGCATCCCTTTAAAGTTTGGGATGTTGACAAGATTCAGGGAGTGACTCAGATTAATGGTTTTCAGATTGTGTAAAGGCTGCATGTCAAGTAAAAAGCATAGAAAAAAATTAGCTTCCATGATATATTCAACAATTATTATAAGTAATAAAAGAATGAGATAGTAATTATAGTATTACCTCTGTTCCTATCCAAAAATGTTTAATACAACTATGAGACAAGCTTAGTTCCTGTAGCTTCTGAGGGTTGAAATGTGATGGCAAAGATTTTAATGGATACCTCGTCCAATCAAGAATCCGTAAACTATTGGGAAGATAATCAAGTCCCTTAGGCAGGTTCCCATTCTTGATCTTCAAGTATCTCAATTTGTTCATCATTAAAAATGATTTCGGAGCCACGTCCACGCCTACTCCTAACTCGGTTGAGTCCACCAATATGCCTTCTATTGCTTCAGTTCCCTATCAACCAAATTTTTC
Coding sequences:
- the LOC112170304 gene encoding TMV resistance protein N; protein product: MSIQRISTSFPHSTPQWKYDVFLSFRGDDTRKAFTDHLYTALEHQGIITFRDDPELQKGEAISSALFAAIEESRFALIVISQNYASSTWCLDELVRILECMEAKGTVLPIFYDVDPSDVRKQTGSFKGAFAYHEERFKDDKEKVQRWRSALTEVASFSGWNSKEWYESHLIRDIIEVIWRRLQPISFSYAENLVGIYSRLQPVNVLLDVGVDDVRFIGIWGMGGIGKTTMVRAVYERISREFQFSFLLTDVRNSVEKSGLLNLQKQLLSEIWTKKANISDLHEGAMIIRRLLGDKRVLLILDDVNHPSHLEYLAGDPEWFGSGSRVLITTRNEHLLIGHGVERRLKVKELNDADSLELFSRKAFKRVYPEKDFLALSISVINYAKGLPLALKVLGSFLYGRDLSEWDSTLGKLGRVCKLEIFDILKISYEDLDLEEKKIFLDIACFFSGQDKDQVTKALASCGFSSIIGIKVLIERSLLNLSDGRLWMHDLLREMGHEIIRLESPNEPGRCSRLWLLEDVKHVLTQNTGTEAIEGILVDSTELGVGVDVAPKSFLMMNKLRYLKIKNGNLPKGLDYLPNSLRILDWTRYPLKSLPSHFNPQKLQELSLSHSCIKHFWIGTEPLHNLKTINLSHSLNLVNIPNFKGMPYLEFLFLEGCIRLYEVDPGIGVLERLIVLNLKHCENLVRLPSNVGGLRSLKDLNLSGCSKLDKLPDELGHVVSLEKLDVSGSGIRELPSSIGLLKNLKVFSLAGCKAASLKSWNMMFNPFQLLRKRSHIPTALSLPCLSGLHSLTELNLSDCNLSELPSDFGCLSSLRDLDLSRNQFIRLPESIGQLPRLGGLDLTRCGKLRTLPMLPSRLDALKLNWCGKLRTLPELPSQIIVSADNCISLETLANQMGQCNSMESGYFVNCFKMVENESCQSVALPLLTRYLKSEASCDRTMQFGAKWKFDFVAPGNEIPEWYNHQTVGSSITVELHPGWFSDKFMGFASCVVFRLLKPLVRWSVYCTLRANGKDTPCSSYVSFGGKWGQPVSDHIWLLYAPRDGCFFINEWQDIYYQLVFSFQPRGSGQIMNEEIVQVKKCGVRMVYEEDVEELWETLLKQSIIGINTKRCLQYDDEDEASSSASQALPKRIKQLPLDSAEPSGTPYIHDQKHG